The sequence TCTATAAACGAATATAAAGAAATTGTATATGCGAACCCTGCTGCTAAAGCTCTATTAACTTCTATACCAGGCTGCAATAACGAGTTAAATGCCCTGTTACCAAAAAACCTGCATGAAGTCATTCAACATTTAAAAAAACAAACTAAACAAGTCATAAAGATTGAGCATCAATTAAAATCAAAGACTTTATTATGTGAGTTTCACCGGTTAGATGATGTTAACCAGGTTGATGTGCATATCGTTGATATCACAGAGCAAAAAATTGCGAAAGATGAGTTATATTATCAAGCATTTGAATACTCAGATATGCCAAAATACTTCAAGACCTTTTTCCATGATGTTATTAGAGATAAGACAATTCAATGCATTTATGACTCAATGTGGCGAACTATCAATTGAATTAGACTTTGGTGTTGTCGACTACCCCAGTCATGGCAGTAACCCTGATGAACTTCTAAAATACTGTCGTGCGGCTTTGGAGCAAGCAATATCAATTGAACATTCAAGCCTCGTTCTTTATTCTTCCCAATTAGGGGATAAGCTCAATAGACAAGCAACTTTAATCGAAGCACTCAAGTCTGGCATTCAAAATAATGCTCTTTATTTACATTACCAACCTCAGCTCAATTTAGACAGTAATACAATTACAGGTGCAGAGACACTTTGTCGATGGACACTTGAAGGCCAACAAGTCTCTCCAGCTGAATTTATTCCATTAAAAGAACAATCAGGTTTGATTATCCCAATAGGAAACTGGATTTTAAACACGGCATGCTTTCAAGCTAAACAATGGTTAGAATAATTATAGCGGTTAATATATCTCCACGACAATTTAGCCAACCTAATTTTGTTAATTTAGTAAAAGAAATTTTAATACAAAGTAAGCTTCCGCCATGTAATCTGGAACTTGAGATCACAGAAGGTGTCTTAATGCATCAAGAGTCAGGTACCATAGCCATGCTTTTAGAACTAAAACAACTAGGCGTACATCTGTCTATTGATGATTTTGGTACTGTATGTTCATCTTTGCCATATTTAAAACAATTCCCTGTCGATAAGTTAAAAATCGATCAATCCTTTATTTTAGAATCTCATAATTCTAAAAAAGATAGGGATATCGTTCAAACTATCGTAAGTTTAGGTAAAAACCTTAATATGTCACTGATTGCTGAAGGCGTTGAATATAAGCAGCATCAAACTTTTTATCTGATATAGGTTGCGATGAGATACAAGGGTATTATTTTAGTAAATCGATCAACCCTGAAGCATTTACTGAGTTTTATAATAAACATACTTTATAATTATTTAAAATTTTGCCAACAAAAAAGGTCTATATCATAAGATATCGACCTTTTTTATCTGAACTAAATACTAGTACGTATAGAGATCTACTTTCTTTTAGCAGGAAGTTTCTCTTTGATACGTGCAGATTTACCAGAACGCTCACGTAAGTAGTAAAGTTTCGCACGGCGAACTGCACCGCGACGTTTAACTTCAATGCTATTTACTTGTAGAGAGTGAGTTTGGAAAACACGCTCAACGCCTTCACCGTTCGAGATTTTACGAACAGTAAATGCTGAGTGAAGACCACGGTTACGAACAGCGATTACTACGCCTTCGAAAGCCTGTAGACGCTCTTTCTCACCTTCTTTAACACGAACTTTAACTACAACTGTGTCACCAGGACCAAATGCAGGAAGATCTTTTTTAAGCTGCTCTTCTTCAAGCGCTAGGATAATATTTTGATTAACTTTTGACATTATTTTCTCTTTTCTAGTATTAACTGTCATTTGCCGCTAACTCACTATTTTCTTGCTGAAATTCAGCTAATAATTGAGTTTGCTCCACAGTCAGAGCTAGTTTATTCAACAAGTCTGGACGTCTTAACCAAGTTCTACCTAATGACTGCTTTAAGCGCCATTTAGCGATTTTTTGGTGATCCCCGCTGCGTAAAACAGCTGGAACTTGCTTACCATCCAAAATTTCAGGTCGAGTATAGTGTGGGCAATCCAATAATCCATCCGAAAATGAATCTTGCTCCGCCGATTGGCTGTGACCTAACACGCCAGGCACTAATCTCGCTACTGCATCAATTAGTGTCATGGCAGGTAATTCACCACCACTTAAAATAAAATCACCTACAGACCATTCTTCGTCTATATAGGATTCTATAATACGTTCATCTATACCTTCATAGCGACCAGCAACTAAAATCAACTTTTCGTGTTTTGCCAATTCGGCAGCACCTTGTTGATCTAGCTTACGCCCTTGAGGAGACAGATAAATTACTTTTGCACCATCACCAGCTGCAGCTTTTGCATCAGTGATCGCTTTTTTGAGCGGTTCTACCATCATTAACATACCTGGTCCGCCACCATAGGGACGATCATCTACGGTTCTATGCTTATCAAAAGCATAATCGCGTGGATTCCAGCTATTAAAGCTAATAATGCCATTTTTAACCGCTCGACCAGTAACACCAAGCTTAGTGATTGAATCAAACATTTCAGGGAAAAGACTTATCACCCCCACCCACAGTTTAGACTCAGTACTCATTAAAAGCTTGGATCCCAATCTACAGTAATTTCTTTTGCCTCAGCATTAACATTTAAAATAACTGAATCAGTTAAAAATGGTAATAAACGCTCAGACTTTCCAAATCCGTCATTGTTGTTAGCTTTAACAACTAGCACATCATTAGAACCTGTTTCCATCAAGTCATCGACTTTGCCTAAGCTGTAACCTTTATTAGTTACAACAGACATGCCGATAAGGTCACGCCAATAGAATTCACCTTGCGGTAATTCTGGTATTTGCGACTCAGTAACTGTGATTTCACTATGGGTATAAGCCATCGCTTCATCTCTGTCATTAATATTCGCAAATTTGGCTATAAAGCCTTTTCCGCTTCGACGCCAGTCGGCAACTTCAAAGGTCTCCACTTTACCTTGTTGATTAATCAGCCAGGGGCTGAAATCAAAGATCCCTTCGGGATCATCAGTAAATGAATGTACCTTAAGCCATCCTTTTATGCCGTGAGGGGCACCAAGCTTACCTACAACAATAGAATCTTGACTCATGGTTTCACTTACACCTATTAAGCCGCTTTACGAGCGTCTTTTACAATTCTTTTAACGCGATCAGATAAAGATGCGCCTTGACCTACCCAGTGATCAACACGAGCAAGATCTAAACGGATTTTTTCTTCTTGACCACGAGCTAGTGGGTTAAAGAAACCTACTTTCTCGATGAAACGACCGTCACGAGCACAACGGCTGTCCGCTACTACTACCTGATAAAATGGACGCTTCTTAGCACCGCCACGTTGTAAACGAATAGTTACCATATCGTTTTCTACCTATATTTAATGTTTTGATTACTTTCTAACATACTTCCTATTCTCACTTATCGCTTTATAAATAAAGTGACAAGTTCAGATGAAGCTCGCGAATTGTACGTATCTGGTGAAAAAATGCAAGATATTTTTGAGGTTTATCGATTGAATCGTGGAAAATATATAACGGGTTTACAAGGCTTAGTTGAAGTTATATGTGGCGTATAAGCATAACCTATACACCATTACGAGATATAAAAATTATATTAAATAACTTTTATAATTTAAAATTTTGGACCGCCAATGCCGCCCATACCACCACCCATACCTGGTGGCATCATATTTTTCATTCCGCGCATCATTTTCATCATGCCGCCTTTGCCTTTCATCTTTTTCATCATTTTTTGCATTTGTGTAAACTGTTTTAATAGCTTATTTATCTCTTGTACCGTAGTACCAGAACCAGCCGCTATACGTTTTTTACGTGAACCTTTAATGATTTCAGGACGAATGCGCTCTTTAACTGTCATAGAGTTAATAATCGCTTCCATTTGGTTAAATGTTTTATCACCCATTTGACTTTTAGCGGCATCAGGCAAATTAGCCATACCCGGCAATTTATCCATCATAGACATCATACCGCCCATGTTTTTCATCTGTCTAAGCTGCTCAGCAAAATCTTCTAAAGTAAATCCATCACCTTTGAGAACTTTATTAGCAACTTTTGCAGCTTGCTCTTTATCTACTTTCATCTCGACTTGTTCGATTAATGAAAGTACATCACCCATGCCTAAAATACGAGAAGCGATTCTATCTGGATGGAAAGGTTCTAGCGCATCAACTTTTTCACCCGCACCGATAAATTTAATTGGCTTACCTGTGATATGACGAATTGATAAAGCTGCACCACCACGGGCATCACCATCAGTTTTTGTCAAGATCACGCCGGTTAATGGCAAAGCATTACCAAATACTTTAGCTGTATTGGCAGCATCTTGACCTGTCATAGCATCAACAACAAATAATGTTTCAACTGGGTTTACAGCATTATGTAAGGCTTTAATTTCATCCATCATATCTTCATCAACATGAAGACGACCCGCAGTATCTACAATAACAACTTCAATAAATTTACGTTTTGCGTAAGCAATTGCGTCATTAACAATATCAACAGGCTTTTGTGAAATATCACTCGGAAAAAATTCCGCAGAAACTTCTTGAGCTAAAGTTTCTAATTGTTTTATTGCTGCTGGACGATATACATCAGCACTGACAACCAAAACAGATTTCTTTTTTCTTTCAATTAAAAACTTAGAAAGCTTAGCAACACTGGTTGTTTTACCAGCACCTTGAAGACCTGCCAACATAACCACTGCTGGTGGTTGGGCATTAAGGTTTAACTCTTCATTCGCTTCACCCATGGCTTTTTCAAGCTCATCTTGAACAATTTTTACAAAAATCTGTCCAGGGGTTAAACTTTTAGTTACTTCTGTACCAACGGCACGTTCTTTTACTGTTTTAACAAACTCGCGAACAACAGGTAAAGCAACATCAGCCTCTAACAACGCCATGCGCACTTCACGCAAAGTCTCTTTTATATTATCTTCAGTTAGACGACCACGGCCTCTTATATTGTTTAAGGTTTTGCCTAATCGTTCCTGTAAGTTTTCAAACATTAAAAATCGTCCGTTCAAAATTCTAAATTATTTTCGATTATACCTCAGATAACACAGTATAAAACAGCGTTGATTTTAAATATCTATCAATATCCTTGGATAAGTATCAAATTTTTAGCAAGCAAATTCATTTATATTGATTTAACCTCTATTAAATTCATCACGGTTAAAATACAATAAGAACATAATATTATTGAATATAGGGCTTTGCCCTACGGTATTAATATGCTTGTGAATAGCCTTACCTTTATTGCATTTTTTTTCTACGCCTTAGCAAGTAGTCATGTTGTTGCGCGCCTATTTCATAAAGATGGACCAAATAAAAAACTCACTTTACTTACAAGCACAGTGGCTATTTTATCTCATATGGCTTTATTGGTTAATTTGGTATTTACTGAAAGCGGCCAAGATTTAAGCCTAGTGAATATTTCTTTGTTGATCTGTTGGATAATTGTTGTTTCTATTACAACTGTATCATTACGCTATCCAGCAACCTTATTATTACCTGTTGTATATGGCTTTGCTGCAATATTATTAATTATTAGCTTATTTCTCCCACATCATATTATTTTAAAATCGATTAATATCGATATCGCTTTAGTCACGCATATCTCACTGTCTTTCTTAGCTTACTGTATCTTGATTATTGCTACGCTGTACGCTATACAGTTTTACTTTATAAACAAAAGATTAAAACAAAAAGACTTATCAATTGCATATAGTCACCTTCCACCATTAATGGTTGTTGAAAGACAACTTTATCAGCTTGTTACTGTTGGCACTTTATTACTCACTATTGCACTCGCTACTGGGTTTATATTTCTTGAGAATATGTTCAGCAAGGACTTTATTCATAAAACCATACTCTCTATTTTAGCCTGGTGTTGTTTTGTTGCTGTTGCATGGGGACATAAATATCGAGGATGGCGTGGTAAAAGCAGTATTATAACAACAATGTTTGCTGCTTTTATGTTAACTATGGCCTATTTTGGCAGCCGATTTGTGAAAGAAGTTTTATTATATCAATTTTAGCTTGACTATAGTTACGAGCTAAGACTTAATACCTATTCTATATTAAATAAAAGGATCCCTAGTTGGACGCCATATCTACAAGTACGCTATTTATCACATTAGCAGTGCTTATACTTATTTCAGGCTATTTTTCTGGCTCTGAAACTGGATTAATGTCACTTAATCGCTACCGCCTACGCCACTTAGAAAAACAAAACCATAAAAGTGCCAAGCGTGTTAGTAAACTTCTTGAAAGACCTGATAGATTAATAGGTTTAATTCTTATAGGTAATAACCTAGTTAATATTGCAGCTTCGTCTGTAGCTACTATTATAGGTATGCGACTGATTGGCGATAGTATTACTGGAGTAGCAGTTACAACTATTGTTTTAACACTCGTAGTATTAATATTCGCTGAAGTTACCCCTAAAACCTTAGCTGCCCTGCATCCTGAAAAAGTGGCATTTCCAAGCTCTTGGATTTTAAACATATTATTAAAAATATTGTTCCCAGTAGTGATTGTGGTTAATTGGATCACAAATGGCTTACTTAAATTGTTTGGGATCAGTGCAGATAAAATAGAACAACATAGCTTAAGTAAAGAAGAGCTAAAAACAGTTGTGAACGAATCAGGTGCTATGCTGCCTGAAAGACATCAAAATATGCTTGTTTCTATTTTAGATTTAGAGCAAGTAAAAGTAGAAGATATTATGATCCCACGAAATGAAATTGTGGGAATTGATATCAATGATGATTTTAAAACGATTTTAAAACAGTTATCTCATGCACAGCATACTCGTGTATTACTTTATAGAGATCAAATAGATGATGTTGTTGGTTTTATTCATTCTAGAGACGCATTAAGGCTATTAACAAAAGAGCAATTTACAAAAGATTCATTATTACGTGCAGTAAGAGATATTTATTACGTACCTGAGGGAACATCTCTTAATACACAACTATTTAAGTTTCAACAAAGTAAAGAGCGCATAGGTTTAGTTGTTGATGAATACGGTGATATACAAGGCTTAGTTACCCTAGAAGATATCTTAGAAGAAGTGGTTGGCGATTTCACAACAACTATGACGCGTACTCCTAGTGAAGAAATTCATTCGCAAAAGGATGGTACTTTCATCATAGATGGCAGTGCAAACATTCGTGATTTAAACAAAGAGATGAACTGGAGCTTCCCTACTGACGGTCCAAAAACATTAAGCGGATTAATTGTTGAGTATTTAGAAGAAATTCCAGAAGCGAATGTCAGCATTCGTTTAGCGGGTTATCCGATTGAAATTATAGAAGTAAAAGAAAACACTGTAAAACTTGCAAAAGTATTACCTGAACATAAAATCTAACATTTCAGAAAATAAACACTAAAAAGCCGAATATCACTATTCGGCTTTTTTATAATTATTAATTCTTTAACCAAAAAAGAAACGGCTAAACCAGCCTCTACCTAATTCATCTTCGCACTTTTTCAATTGCGCACCATATTTACTCGCGCGATGTTTTACCTTATTTGCAACTGGCATTAACCATTTTTTCTTTTTATAGGTGCCTCTACGGTACCCACCCCAGCCTTCATGATAATTAAGATATTGCGCATATGCATCCCATTTAGAAACGCCATTAATACGATGCGTTTGATAAACAAACCAACCCATAAAATCTATTGCATCATCAAAATCATCTCTATCTGCGCCGGAGTTTCCTGTTTTTTTGATATAGTCATCCCAAGTCATGGTTTTAGCTTGTGAGAAGCCATATGCAGAGCTTGCACGTCCGGTAGGAATAAAACCTAAAAAATACTCCATTGGAGGCTGAGCATCATGTCTAAATGAGCTTTCTTGATACATCATGCTCATTAAAACATGTTTTGGTGCGCCCCATTTATCTTGAGCGTCTTTAGACGCAAAATACCAATCGCGTTTTTCAGTAAAAATATCACAAATATTATTTGGATTTTCAGGAGGCGCAGAAGCGCAACCTGTTAATATGGCTACGCTTGAAACTAATAAGATGGGTAAAGTTAATTTTTTTTTCATTTTATTCAATTTTTTTTGAACTAATTAAAAAGAGCTTGGTCTGAATTTATGAACATTGTTTCATCCCTGAAGAATATTTAACGCAGCTGTTGTCGCTGCGTTTTTTTTTGCCAAAATATTCTATTACCAATTCCACTCGTTAAGCAGAATTGGGTTCAAGATTAATCTTTAAAATAATCTTTTAAGAATTCATCAAATGTCATTTTATCATTGTGTTCTATTTCTTGCTGTTTAACAAATGAATTTTGACTTTCTGAGTTTAAGTCAGACTCACTAAACTCAACATATTGATGTGACCTTAGCTGCTCATGGTATTGATTTGCTAAATCAAGTGCAAAACAACCGTTGTCTTTACCTGACGCTTTAAGCTCATTTATATATTGACCTGAAAGTGTTTTGCTTGGATCTTCAATAGACTGACTTAATTCAGAAATTGCTTGTTGATAATGAGATGTTTCGTGGGCATCATCAAGCCACTTAGCAACAAGTGCAAGCTGATCAAAAATATCTTTACCCCAGGTTTTGATAGAGACTTCTTCATTACCTTTAGTTAAAGTTAAATTAGGATCACGTCCTTGATTTACCACTTTGTCTAAATTGTTTTGACTGATATTTTGTTCGCTACAATTCATCTGCGGCGCATCATTTAACAAGCAATATAATAAAAATACATCTAAAAAGTAAATTTGCTGTAGGCTAATTCCTGTATCACTGAACGGATTAACATCAAGTGCACGTACTTCAATATATTCTATACCACCACGATTTAATGCATCTATCGGCGTTTCACCTGAATCGGCATTACGCTTAGGACGAATTGGCGAGTAAAATTCATTTTCAATCTGTAAAACATTACTATTTAACTGTTTTAATGAGCCATCTTCATTTGTGCCGATGTTACGGTATAACTCCGAATCAGTTGAGATTGCTTTTTTTAAGCCTTTTATGTATTCATCTAAATTATTGTAAGTTACTTTAAGCGCAGATTGCTCACTATTGGTATAACCTAAATCACCTAAGCGTAGTGCTGTGCCGAAAGGTAAATATAAACTGCCCTTACCTAGTTTGTCAAAAGGAAGCTTACTTTCTTTACCTTCTAAGAAAGAAGAACATAATGCCGGTGAGGCACCAAATAAATAACTTAACAGCCACAAGTCACGTTTAAAATTACGTATTAGACCTAAATAACCATCAGAAATGAAATCTTGTGACTTTGCGCTATCATCTTTTATTTTTTGTAAGCTAAGCCAAAATGACTTTGGGAATGAAATATTAAAATGCACACCTGCGATAGCTTGCATCATGCTGCCATAACGATTTTTCAAACCTTCTCTATATAAGGTTTTCATTTTACCGATATTAGAGCTGCCATAATCTGCTAAAGCAATTTCATCTTGATTTTTAATAAAGCAAGGCATGCTCATTGGCCATAAGACTTCGTTATCAAGTCTTGCCTGTGTAAACTTTTGAATATCTCTTAATTGATTTAAAGTACGCTCTGCATTATGTGTCGCAGGGGTGATAAACTCTAATAATGCTTCAGAAAAGTCAGTGGTAATATATTTATGTGTTAAAGCACTGCCAATACTTTTTGGGTGAGCATTTGAAGATAAACGACCTTCTTTGCTGATCCTTAAAGTCTCACGCTCTATACCTCGAGTGATCCCCAAGATACTTTTGCTGTTTTCTTCAAGGGAAAGCGCTGCTAAAGTCGATTTTAATAGCTGTTTTTTCAAAAATAAATCCTCAAACCTAAATGGCTTTGTACTTGCTTCTTGTTTTATGGGGGCATGAAAGTAATACTCAATAGCGCCGCGTTA is a genomic window of Pseudoalteromonas sp. '520P1 No. 423' containing:
- a CDS encoding transglycosylase SLT domain-containing protein, which produces MKKKLTLPILLVSSVAILTGCASAPPENPNNICDIFTEKRDWYFASKDAQDKWGAPKHVLMSMMYQESSFRHDAQPPMEYFLGFIPTGRASSAYGFSQAKTMTWDDYIKKTGNSGADRDDFDDAIDFMGWFVYQTHRINGVSKWDAYAQYLNYHEGWGGYRRGTYKKKKWLMPVANKVKHRASKYGAQLKKCEDELGRGWFSRFFFG
- the ffh gene encoding signal recognition particle protein — its product is MFENLQERLGKTLNNIRGRGRLTEDNIKETLREVRMALLEADVALPVVREFVKTVKERAVGTEVTKSLTPGQIFVKIVQDELEKAMGEANEELNLNAQPPAVVMLAGLQGAGKTTSVAKLSKFLIERKKKSVLVVSADVYRPAAIKQLETLAQEVSAEFFPSDISQKPVDIVNDAIAYAKRKFIEVVIVDTAGRLHVDEDMMDEIKALHNAVNPVETLFVVDAMTGQDAANTAKVFGNALPLTGVILTKTDGDARGGAALSIRHITGKPIKFIGAGEKVDALEPFHPDRIASRILGMGDVLSLIEQVEMKVDKEQAAKVANKVLKGDGFTLEDFAEQLRQMKNMGGMMSMMDKLPGMANLPDAAKSQMGDKTFNQMEAIINSMTVKERIRPEIIKGSRKKRIAAGSGTTVQEINKLLKQFTQMQKMMKKMKGKGGMMKMMRGMKNMMPPGMGGGMGGIGGPKF
- the rimM gene encoding ribosome maturation factor RimM (Essential for efficient processing of 16S rRNA), whose amino-acid sequence is MSQDSIVVGKLGAPHGIKGWLKVHSFTDDPEGIFDFSPWLINQQGKVETFEVADWRRSGKGFIAKFANINDRDEAMAYTHSEITVTESQIPELPQGEFYWRDLIGMSVVTNKGYSLGKVDDLMETGSNDVLVVKANNNDGFGKSERLLPFLTDSVILNVNAEAKEITVDWDPSF
- a CDS encoding inner membrane protein YpjD, with translation MLVNSLTFIAFFFYALASSHVVARLFHKDGPNKKLTLLTSTVAILSHMALLVNLVFTESGQDLSLVNISLLICWIIVVSITTVSLRYPATLLLPVVYGFAAILLIISLFLPHHIILKSINIDIALVTHISLSFLAYCILIIATLYAIQFYFINKRLKQKDLSIAYSHLPPLMVVERQLYQLVTVGTLLLTIALATGFIFLENMFSKDFIHKTILSILAWCCFVAVAWGHKYRGWRGKSSIITTMFAAFMLTMAYFGSRFVKEVLLYQF
- the rplS gene encoding 50S ribosomal protein L19; amino-acid sequence: MSKVNQNIILALEEEQLKKDLPAFGPGDTVVVKVRVKEGEKERLQAFEGVVIAVRNRGLHSAFTVRKISNGEGVERVFQTHSLQVNSIEVKRRGAVRRAKLYYLRERSGKSARIKEKLPAKRK
- the rpsP gene encoding 30S ribosomal protein S16 is translated as MVTIRLQRGGAKKRPFYQVVVADSRCARDGRFIEKVGFFNPLARGQEEKIRLDLARVDHWVGQGASLSDRVKRIVKDARKAA
- a CDS encoding HlyC/CorC family transporter produces the protein MDAISTSTLFITLAVLILISGYFSGSETGLMSLNRYRLRHLEKQNHKSAKRVSKLLERPDRLIGLILIGNNLVNIAASSVATIIGMRLIGDSITGVAVTTIVLTLVVLIFAEVTPKTLAALHPEKVAFPSSWILNILLKILFPVVIVVNWITNGLLKLFGISADKIEQHSLSKEELKTVVNESGAMLPERHQNMLVSILDLEQVKVEDIMIPRNEIVGIDINDDFKTILKQLSHAQHTRVLLYRDQIDDVVGFIHSRDALRLLTKEQFTKDSLLRAVRDIYYVPEGTSLNTQLFKFQQSKERIGLVVDEYGDIQGLVTLEDILEEVVGDFTTTMTRTPSEEIHSQKDGTFIIDGSANIRDLNKEMNWSFPTDGPKTLSGLIVEYLEEIPEANVSIRLAGYPIEIIEVKENTVKLAKVLPEHKI
- the gshA gene encoding glutamate--cysteine ligase, whose translation is MKKQLLKSTLAALSLEENSKSILGITRGIERETLRISKEGRLSSNAHPKSIGSALTHKYITTDFSEALLEFITPATHNAERTLNQLRDIQKFTQARLDNEVLWPMSMPCFIKNQDEIALADYGSSNIGKMKTLYREGLKNRYGSMMQAIAGVHFNISFPKSFWLSLQKIKDDSAKSQDFISDGYLGLIRNFKRDLWLLSYLFGASPALCSSFLEGKESKLPFDKLGKGSLYLPFGTALRLGDLGYTNSEQSALKVTYNNLDEYIKGLKKAISTDSELYRNIGTNEDGSLKQLNSNVLQIENEFYSPIRPKRNADSGETPIDALNRGGIEYIEVRALDVNPFSDTGISLQQIYFLDVFLLYCLLNDAPQMNCSEQNISQNNLDKVVNQGRDPNLTLTKGNEEVSIKTWGKDIFDQLALVAKWLDDAHETSHYQQAISELSQSIEDPSKTLSGQYINELKASGKDNGCFALDLANQYHEQLRSHQYVEFSESDLNSESQNSFVKQQEIEHNDKMTFDEFLKDYFKD
- the trmD gene encoding tRNA (guanosine(37)-N1)-methyltransferase TrmD, coding for MSTESKLWVGVISLFPEMFDSITKLGVTGRAVKNGIISFNSWNPRDYAFDKHRTVDDRPYGGGPGMLMMVEPLKKAITDAKAAAGDGAKVIYLSPQGRKLDQQGAAELAKHEKLILVAGRYEGIDERIIESYIDEEWSVGDFILSGGELPAMTLIDAVARLVPGVLGHSQSAEQDSFSDGLLDCPHYTRPEILDGKQVPAVLRSGDHQKIAKWRLKQSLGRTWLRRPDLLNKLALTVEQTQLLAEFQQENSELAANDS
- a CDS encoding EAL domain-containing protein; the protein is MMLLEIRQFNAFMTQCGELSIELDFGVVDYPSHGSNPDELLKYCRAALEQAISIEHSSLVLYSSQLGDKLNRQATLIEALKSGIQNNALYLHYQPQLNLDSNTITGAETLCRWTLEGQQVSPAEFIPLKEQSGLIIPIGNWILNTACFQAKQWLE
- a CDS encoding EAL domain-containing protein — translated: MVRIIIAVNISPRQFSQPNFVNLVKEILIQSKLPPCNLELEITEGVLMHQESGTIAMLLELKQLGVHLSIDDFGTVCSSLPYLKQFPVDKLKIDQSFILESHNSKKDRDIVQTIVSLGKNLNMSLIAEGVEYKQHQTFYLI